In one Methylocaldum szegediense genomic region, the following are encoded:
- a CDS encoding right-handed parallel beta-helix repeat-containing protein yields MSSIVTFGCKTRPTTARRCADTRPHARSLLLYWLLTSAFVLLGASLPSVAAEKKPASRIDQMLRAISPGDWLELPNTSMTSVFPKNSETTWGAIGPEAVVRAWGGAAYDTKRNAFVFHGGGHTDYGGNEVYAFFLKELAWRRLTDPSPMKKLESGQYVTTDGTPVSAHTYDGLEYLPNVDRIFRNGGSEWYNGSNFDRSAWLFDMDRHIWERKSEGGGGYLASAYDPVRGTIYVVGSKFVDEYDPVRDKWQRRLSRLASFRVDVAAIDPINRQLVTNSFRPGVISYQINPDGSLTNRSLVVTKGATEWDKRMAALEYDPVRKVMVAWDGGRETAYLDVASWTWRRFENKSSKAAPVRKRDADYSASGAIFGRWRYVPDYDVFIGYNAPRRNVWVWKPAAVKDGDTTPPPPPPKPVVKPLLDKLKPGEVLVIPPGTYKEAGVIRASNVRIKADGVRLEGVAVDGKAALVVKGDDVTIEGLECANIRVGDGNGACVRLEGRNLTLRRVHFHDSQSGLLSWNRDSGTVVVENSRFERLGSGGSAHGIYIGRGNTHLVVRRSAFLSSTDQGHEIKSRAAKNTIEHNVIASLDGVDSRLIDLPEGGENVIRRNVLEKGPASSNQDMIGIGLEGHKSLHPLNFTLIEDNIILLERRSRNVLANYRNVPPPKIERNKVIGGDRVGGSNTWFPNRAAAGLPPYPKLPKPF; encoded by the coding sequence ATGAGCTCGATCGTTACCTTCGGATGTAAGACCCGACCCACTACCGCGCGACGGTGTGCCGATACCCGGCCGCACGCGCGCTCGCTCCTCCTCTATTGGCTGCTTACAAGCGCCTTTGTCCTGTTGGGTGCTTCGCTGCCTTCGGTCGCGGCGGAAAAAAAGCCGGCCAGCAGGATCGATCAGATGCTGCGCGCAATATCCCCCGGAGACTGGCTCGAATTGCCCAACACGTCTATGACGAGCGTCTTTCCCAAGAATAGCGAAACGACGTGGGGTGCCATAGGGCCCGAAGCGGTGGTCAGGGCCTGGGGTGGAGCGGCATACGATACCAAGCGCAATGCGTTCGTGTTCCACGGAGGAGGGCACACAGACTACGGAGGAAACGAGGTCTACGCTTTCTTTCTCAAGGAGCTCGCCTGGCGAAGATTGACAGACCCGAGCCCGATGAAAAAGCTCGAATCGGGTCAATACGTCACAACGGACGGTACCCCGGTGTCTGCCCATACATACGACGGACTGGAGTACTTGCCGAACGTCGATCGGATATTCCGGAACGGGGGCTCGGAGTGGTACAACGGTTCGAACTTCGACCGGTCCGCCTGGCTTTTTGATATGGACAGGCACATCTGGGAACGGAAGTCGGAGGGCGGCGGAGGATATCTGGCGAGCGCGTACGACCCGGTCAGGGGCACCATATACGTGGTCGGCAGCAAGTTCGTGGACGAATACGATCCGGTGCGCGACAAGTGGCAGCGGCGGCTCTCTCGGCTGGCATCTTTTCGCGTCGACGTTGCAGCCATCGATCCGATAAACAGACAGCTCGTGACCAACTCTTTCCGGCCCGGCGTGATCTCCTATCAGATCAATCCCGACGGCTCGCTGACCAACCGTTCCCTCGTCGTCACGAAGGGGGCGACGGAATGGGACAAACGGATGGCGGCACTCGAGTACGATCCCGTGCGCAAGGTAATGGTCGCCTGGGATGGAGGAAGAGAAACGGCCTACCTCGATGTCGCCTCCTGGACATGGCGGCGCTTCGAGAACAAGTCGAGCAAAGCAGCTCCCGTGCGCAAGCGCGACGCGGATTACTCAGCGTCGGGCGCCATCTTCGGACGGTGGCGTTACGTGCCCGACTACGACGTGTTCATCGGCTACAACGCGCCGCGGCGCAACGTCTGGGTCTGGAAACCCGCGGCGGTCAAGGACGGGGACACGACGCCGCCTCCTCCGCCACCGAAGCCGGTCGTGAAACCGCTGCTCGATAAGCTAAAGCCTGGCGAAGTGCTCGTCATTCCCCCTGGTACGTACAAGGAAGCAGGCGTGATACGGGCGAGCAACGTACGAATCAAGGCTGACGGCGTGCGACTGGAGGGCGTCGCCGTAGATGGGAAGGCCGCCCTCGTCGTCAAGGGAGATGATGTTACGATCGAAGGGCTGGAGTGCGCGAACATACGCGTGGGCGACGGAAACGGCGCATGCGTGCGTCTCGAAGGCAGGAACCTCACGTTGCGGCGGGTGCACTTCCACGACAGCCAGTCCGGTCTGCTGTCGTGGAACCGCGATAGCGGCACCGTGGTTGTTGAGAACAGCCGCTTCGAGCGGCTGGGCAGCGGGGGGAGCGCGCACGGCATTTACATCGGGCGCGGGAACACGCACCTGGTGGTACGGCGAAGTGCGTTTCTCAGCAGCACCGACCAAGGCCACGAGATCAAGAGCCGTGCCGCGAAGAACACTATCGAGCACAACGTGATCGCTTCCCTCGACGGGGTTGACAGCCGTTTGATCGACTTGCCGGAAGGTGGCGAGAACGTGATCCGACGAAACGTATTGGAGAAAGGGCCGGCAAGCTCGAACCAGGACATGATCGGGATCGGGCTGGAGGGCCACAAGAGCTTGCACCCGCTGAACTTCACGCTGATCGAAGATAACATCATCCTGCTGGAGCGTCGTTCCCGTAACGTGTTGGCAAATTACCGCAACGTTCCGCCACCGAAGATCGAGCGGAACAAGGTGATCGGGGGAGATCGGGTCGGCGGGAGCAATACCTGGTTTCCGAACCGGGCAGCCGCAGGTCTGCCTCCTTATCCCAAGTTACCGAAGCCATTCTGA
- a CDS encoding putative HlyD family type I secretion protein, translating into MPLRQSIQQLEFQIGQLSKDRIAEVARELRDGQVRLRDIGPQLHLARETLECTARRSPATGIVARLTALTEGVVNVAGPRVMDIVPDHGEGNIEATIGVGDQKDVYPRVAAEVHLIAYKQRSAPVAKGVVTQFSPDHFTAGVLRWL; encoded by the coding sequence GTGCCGTTGCGCCAATCGATTCAACAGCTGGAGTTTCAGATCGGGCAGTTGAGCAAAGATCGGATTGCAGAAGTTGCGAGGGAACTGCGCGACGGGCAGGTGAGGCTTCGGGACATCGGGCCGCAGCTTCACCTCGCCCGAGAGACGCTCGAATGTACGGCGCGCCGATCACCGGCAACTGGCATCGTGGCGAGGCTCACCGCTTTGACGGAGGGTGTCGTGAATGTAGCAGGTCCGCGCGTGATGGACATCGTGCCGGACCATGGCGAAGGGAACATCGAGGCTACTATCGGCGTCGGCGATCAAAAGGACGTGTATCCTAGGGTGGCGGCAGAGGTGCATCTGATCGCTTACAAGCAGCGTAGTGCACCGGTCGCCAAGGGCGTCGTGACTCAATTCTCGCCCGACCACTTCACCGCGGGTGTCTTGCGTTGGTTATAA
- a CDS encoding TldD/PmbA family protein, whose amino-acid sequence MSLPVVFHPELPAFDIHRALTWIQGEADWIGLRFVQEQTYRRTVRNHLPEDNAISLERGVMVEALIEGHIAYAGTSDLSQQGVIQAARRAAHLARTCARHALFPFTEKHRPPVKGYFTGSQRTGFDRLTLAELTDQLIRASQSLKVSDKIVSTVAEVTLVDSTMLYVSSSGADIEQQWWLVSCHCAATAQDGTETQQRSLNGPAARCRQAGLEFFDFPTLHAECGRAGREALELLDAENCPNETLDLILAPDQMLLQIHESIGHPLELDRILGDERNYAGWSFVKPDDFGRLRYGSPLLNVTFDPTVEGEFASYAFDDCGNPATREYLIRDGILLRGLGSLESQSRLGIPGVANFRSTSWNRAPIDRMANINLEPGTNSLAEMIASVERGIYMQSNRSWSIDDYRNKFQFGCEYARRIEEGRLTDVLKNPNYRGVTVPFWNALKAVGRREEWELFGSPYCGKGEPNQLIRVGHAAPPCLFAGVDVFGGGA is encoded by the coding sequence ATGAGCCTCCCGGTCGTCTTTCATCCCGAACTTCCCGCTTTCGATATTCACCGGGCTCTGACCTGGATTCAAGGTGAGGCGGACTGGATCGGCCTTCGTTTTGTCCAGGAACAGACCTATCGGCGTACCGTCCGTAACCACCTTCCGGAAGACAATGCCATCAGCCTGGAACGCGGCGTTATGGTGGAAGCGCTGATCGAGGGCCATATCGCCTATGCCGGCACTAGTGATCTCTCACAACAGGGTGTGATCCAAGCCGCCCGGCGGGCAGCGCATTTGGCCCGGACCTGTGCGCGCCATGCCTTGTTCCCATTCACTGAAAAGCACCGGCCCCCGGTTAAGGGTTACTTTACCGGCAGCCAGCGAACGGGTTTTGACCGTCTGACGCTCGCCGAATTGACCGATCAGCTGATTCGTGCCAGCCAGTCACTCAAGGTCTCCGACAAGATCGTCAGCACGGTCGCTGAAGTTACGCTGGTGGACAGCACGATGCTTTACGTTTCATCCAGCGGCGCGGATATCGAACAGCAGTGGTGGCTGGTTTCCTGCCATTGTGCGGCCACCGCTCAGGACGGTACCGAGACCCAACAGCGTTCGCTGAACGGTCCGGCTGCCCGTTGCCGTCAGGCGGGGTTGGAATTCTTCGATTTTCCGACCCTTCATGCCGAGTGCGGGCGGGCGGGCCGTGAGGCACTCGAGTTGCTGGATGCCGAAAATTGTCCCAATGAGACGCTGGATCTAATCTTGGCGCCAGACCAGATGCTGCTACAGATCCACGAATCGATCGGCCACCCCTTGGAACTCGACCGCATCCTCGGTGACGAGCGCAATTATGCCGGCTGGAGCTTCGTGAAACCGGACGATTTCGGCCGACTGCGCTATGGCTCCCCCTTGCTGAACGTCACCTTCGACCCAACCGTCGAGGGGGAATTTGCTTCTTACGCTTTCGACGACTGCGGCAACCCCGCGACACGGGAATATCTGATCCGTGACGGAATACTGCTGCGGGGACTCGGCAGTTTGGAGAGCCAGTCCCGGCTCGGCATCCCCGGCGTCGCCAATTTCCGTTCGACCAGCTGGAATCGGGCACCGATCGACCGTATGGCCAACATTAACTTGGAACCGGGCACAAACTCCCTGGCCGAGATGATCGCTTCCGTGGAAAGGGGCATTTACATGCAATCCAATCGATCTTGGTCCATCGACGACTACCGCAACAAATTCCAGTTCGGCTGCGAATATGCCCGCCGGATCGAAGAAGGCCGCTTGACCGACGTCCTCAAGAATCCCAATTACCGGGGAGTAACTGTGCCTTTTTGGAACGCACTGAAGGCGGTCGGTCGCCGCGAAGAGTGGGAGCTTTTCGGAAGCCCGTATTGCGGGAAAGGCGAACCCAATCAGCTTATCCGCGTGGGCCATGCCGCCCCGCCCTGCCTGTTTGCGGGCGTCGACGTCTTCGGAGGTGGCGCGTGA
- a CDS encoding DUF3301 domain-containing protein produces the protein MDIVILLVLGALALLWFDSFTAREAGIEAVRRACAAEGLQLLDETIALRSLRLKRNEDGQMTLARVYSFEYSDTGDNRRRGSVYLLGHKVAMLNLGLRLVASNGQLRN, from the coding sequence TTGGACATTGTCATTCTCCTCGTCTTGGGAGCACTTGCCTTGCTCTGGTTCGACAGTTTCACCGCGCGCGAAGCCGGCATTGAGGCCGTGCGGCGAGCATGCGCAGCGGAAGGACTGCAACTGCTCGACGAAACGATAGCGCTACGTAGCCTCCGCCTCAAAAGGAACGAAGACGGGCAAATGACCTTGGCGCGGGTGTATTCCTTCGAGTACAGCGACACCGGCGATAACCGCCGCCGCGGGAGCGTTTATCTGCTCGGCCATAAGGTCGCGATGCTCAACCTGGGGCTGCGCCTGGTGGCGTCTAACGGTCAGTTGCGCAACTAG
- a CDS encoding MDR/zinc-dependent alcohol dehydrogenase-like family protein has protein sequence MQALWLENGRLSIRDDLPAPVPTAGEALVRLRLAGICGTDLELVRGYYPYTGIPGHEFVGEIVESSDGTPPGCRVVGEINVSCGECETCRRNLPTHCERRSVLGIRDRHGAFAGYLSLPLRNLHRVPDTVPDEAAVFTEPLAAALQIQRQITITGEHRVLLIGAGRLGQLIAQTLALTGCDLHVSARYPRQKALLLNRGIRVIAENEAPARRYDIVIEATGSPSGFELARRAVRPRGTLVLKSTYRDSANVNLSSLVVDEISLIGSRCGPFEAALNLLEQRTVDPVALIDAEFPLARSVEAFDSAAKSGVIKVLIRP, from the coding sequence ATGCAAGCCCTTTGGCTGGAAAACGGACGGCTCTCCATTCGCGACGATCTTCCCGCTCCCGTGCCAACCGCCGGCGAAGCGTTGGTTCGGCTGCGGCTCGCGGGCATCTGCGGCACCGATCTTGAACTGGTGCGCGGCTATTATCCTTACACTGGCATTCCAGGACACGAATTCGTCGGTGAAATCGTGGAATCGTCCGACGGCACGCCGCCCGGCTGTCGGGTAGTCGGCGAAATCAACGTCTCCTGCGGGGAATGCGAGACCTGCCGGCGTAATCTTCCGACCCACTGCGAGCGCCGTAGCGTGCTCGGCATCCGGGACCGGCACGGCGCATTCGCCGGATATCTCAGCTTGCCATTGCGGAATCTACACCGGGTGCCGGATACCGTACCGGACGAAGCTGCAGTCTTTACCGAACCGCTCGCGGCGGCACTGCAAATTCAACGACAAATCACCATCACCGGCGAGCATCGGGTCTTGCTGATCGGAGCGGGCCGATTGGGACAACTGATCGCTCAGACCCTGGCGCTTACCGGCTGTGATTTGCACGTATCGGCGCGATATCCCCGACAGAAAGCGCTGCTTTTGAACCGAGGCATACGGGTGATCGCAGAGAATGAGGCTCCCGCTCGTCGTTACGACATCGTCATCGAGGCGACCGGCTCGCCCTCAGGCTTCGAGTTAGCCCGCCGCGCGGTCCGGCCGCGCGGCACGCTGGTACTGAAATCGACTTATCGGGACAGTGCCAACGTAAACCTATCGTCGCTTGTCGTGGACGAGATTTCGTTGATCGGTTCCCGTTGCGGTCCCTTCGAGGCCGCCTTGAACCTGCTGGAACAGAGAACTGTCGACCCCGTAGCATTGATCGACGCCGAATTCCCTCTGGCCCGCTCGGTTGAAGCTTTTGACTCGGCGGCCAAATCGGGCGTGATCAAGGTACTGATCCGTCCCTAG
- a CDS encoding DUF3301 domain-containing protein, translating into MDVVILLVLGALAWLWFDSFTAREVGIEAVRRACAAEGLQLLDETIALRSLRLKRNEDGQMTLARVYSFEYSDTGDNRRRGSVYLLGHKVAILNLGLRLVASNGRLRN; encoded by the coding sequence GTGGACGTTGTCATTCTCCTCGTCTTGGGAGCGCTCGCCTGGCTCTGGTTCGACAGCTTCACCGCGCGCGAAGTCGGCATCGAGGCCGTGCGAAGAGCATGCGCGGCAGAAGGACTGCAACTGCTCGACGAAACGATAGCGCTACGCAGCCTTCGGCTCAAAAGGAACGAAGACGGGCAAATGACCTTGGCGCGGGTGTATTCCTTCGAGTACAGCGACACCGGCGATAACCGGCGCCGTGGGAGCGTCTATCTGCTCGGCCACAAGGTCGCGATCCTCAACCTCGGGCTGCGTCTGGTGGCGTCTAACGGGCGGTTGCGCAATTAG
- a CDS encoding TldD/PmbA family protein, which produces MFIPETRRFFDDLADAAFSELKAGEALGLQLTAEDQTYVRFNDSKVRQATAVLQRNLSLTFQHAGRQVTFTLDLGGQLDRDRALLLSCLERARREAQTLPEDPFAVPLQDHGTSTHEHSGVEPNAAAAIDTIARVTQGTDFTGLLASGPQVRAVRNSAGLNHWFSTTSLWVDYSLFTTNASGDNKAVKGRYWGATWDEERFQAALAADKALLDHLKRPARPIAPGEYRVYFAPAAVADLIDMFSWGALSYRAYRDGNCPLKRLIEGEAVLSEQFTLEENFRLGLTPRFNSLGELPPTELTLIERGRLKNLLVSSRSAKQYGVPSNAADPSGWFGEHLRAAELAAGDLPETDALKRLGTGLYVSNLHYLNWSDIQSARVTGMTRYACFWVENGEIVAPINDLRFDDSLYRVFGSALEALTRESPIHPAIDTYHHRALGGSKVPGALVGSFRFTL; this is translated from the coding sequence ATGTTTATTCCGGAAACCCGACGGTTCTTCGACGATCTCGCGGACGCTGCCTTTTCCGAGTTGAAGGCCGGAGAAGCCCTCGGCCTCCAACTCACCGCCGAAGATCAAACTTATGTACGGTTCAACGACTCCAAAGTGAGGCAAGCGACGGCCGTCTTGCAGAGAAACTTATCGCTTACCTTTCAGCACGCTGGCCGTCAGGTGACGTTCACCTTAGACCTCGGCGGCCAGCTCGATCGAGACCGGGCGCTTCTCCTTTCCTGTTTGGAGCGAGCACGGCGGGAAGCCCAAACGCTCCCGGAAGACCCGTTTGCCGTGCCCCTACAAGACCACGGAACCAGCACACACGAACATTCCGGGGTAGAGCCGAATGCCGCCGCTGCAATCGACACCATCGCACGCGTCACGCAAGGGACGGACTTTACCGGACTCTTGGCTTCGGGCCCGCAGGTCCGCGCCGTCCGCAATTCGGCGGGGCTGAACCATTGGTTTTCGACCACATCCCTGTGGGTGGACTATTCCCTGTTCACGACCAACGCATCCGGGGATAACAAAGCCGTCAAAGGCCGTTATTGGGGAGCGACTTGGGACGAGGAACGGTTCCAAGCAGCCCTGGCGGCCGACAAGGCTTTGCTTGACCATCTGAAACGCCCTGCCCGTCCGATTGCGCCCGGCGAATATCGGGTTTATTTCGCTCCAGCCGCCGTCGCCGACCTAATCGACATGTTCTCCTGGGGCGCGCTCAGTTACCGGGCGTACCGGGATGGCAATTGTCCTCTCAAGCGTCTGATCGAGGGTGAGGCCGTTTTGTCCGAGCAATTCACCTTGGAAGAAAACTTCCGCTTGGGACTCACGCCTCGATTCAACAGCCTGGGCGAGCTTCCGCCGACGGAGTTGACACTCATCGAAAGAGGACGGCTGAAAAACCTGCTGGTGAGTTCCCGTTCCGCGAAACAGTATGGTGTCCCCTCCAATGCGGCCGATCCAAGTGGCTGGTTCGGCGAGCATTTGCGCGCTGCGGAACTCGCGGCCGGCGACCTGCCAGAAACCGATGCCCTGAAACGCCTGGGTACTGGTCTTTACGTGAGCAATCTGCACTACCTCAATTGGAGCGACATCCAGTCCGCGCGCGTGACCGGCATGACCCGCTATGCCTGTTTTTGGGTCGAGAACGGCGAGATCGTGGCACCGATCAACGATCTGCGGTTCGACGACAGCTTGTATCGAGTTTTTGGCTCGGCGCTCGAAGCGCTGACGCGGGAAAGCCCTATCCACCCTGCCATCGATACCTACCATCATCGTGCACTCGGCGGCAGCAAGGTACCCGGCGCACTCGTCGGCAGCTTCCGATTCACGCTTTGA
- a CDS encoding IS481 family transposase yields MQIRLHKNARTTPAVRQAIQASTLSERALAQKHGISRTTVRKWKHRSSVEDASHRPHTLRTTLTPAQEAIVVYLRQALLLPLDDLLAVTREFLNPAVSRSGLDRCLRRHGVASLKTLLPPTEKAKVKPFKAYEPGFLHLDVKYLPAIDGEPRRYLFVAIDRATRWVYVALKPNRTALSAKDFLKAVIQAAPFRIQKCLTDNGSEFTDRFLTRTRQSSGTHEFDRLCAEQAIEHRLIPPRRPQTNGLVERFNGRIEEVLQTHHFDSTADLDTTLHRYVELYNHHIPQKALGHLTPIQALKNWQLSHPHLFRKRVYNHTGRDTQRLAV; encoded by the coding sequence ATGCAGATTCGTCTTCATAAGAACGCCCGTACCACCCCGGCCGTTCGGCAGGCCATTCAAGCGTCCACGTTGAGCGAGCGCGCCTTGGCCCAAAAGCATGGCATTAGCCGAACGACCGTCCGCAAGTGGAAACACCGCTCCTCGGTCGAAGATGCCTCGCATCGGCCCCACACCCTCAGAACCACGCTCACGCCCGCCCAGGAAGCCATCGTGGTCTACCTCCGCCAAGCTCTGCTCCTCCCCTTGGATGATCTCCTGGCCGTGACCCGGGAATTTCTCAATCCCGCCGTGTCCCGTTCCGGGCTAGACCGCTGCCTGCGCCGCCACGGGGTGGCGTCCCTCAAGACCCTGCTTCCGCCTACAGAGAAGGCGAAGGTCAAACCCTTCAAGGCCTATGAGCCCGGCTTCCTTCACCTGGATGTTAAGTACTTGCCCGCCATCGACGGCGAACCCCGCCGATACCTGTTCGTCGCCATCGACCGCGCCACCCGCTGGGTCTATGTCGCCCTCAAGCCCAACCGCACCGCCTTAAGCGCAAAGGACTTCCTCAAAGCGGTGATTCAGGCCGCGCCTTTCCGCATCCAGAAATGCCTGACCGACAACGGCTCGGAGTTTACCGACCGTTTCCTGACCCGAACTCGGCAGTCCTCGGGGACGCATGAGTTTGACCGACTCTGCGCCGAACAGGCCATCGAACATCGCCTGATTCCGCCTCGTCGGCCCCAGACCAACGGTCTGGTGGAACGCTTCAATGGCCGCATCGAGGAGGTGTTGCAAACCCATCACTTCGATTCAACCGCCGATCTGGACACCACCTTGCACCGCTATGTCGAGCTGTACAATCATCACATTCCCCAAAAAGCCTTAGGCCATCTCACCCCGATTCAAGCACTCAAAAACTGGCAACTGTCCCATCCTCATCTTTTTCGAAAGAGGGTTTACAATCATACGGGACGTGACACGCAGAGACTCGCCGTGTGA
- a CDS encoding IS110 family transposase, whose protein sequence is MPTFYLGIDVAKAKLDCALRLPNGKFRTKVIANSQDGFATLVTWLTGPEARNVHVCMEATGVYWEDVAQCLATQGFTVSVINPAQIKAYAASRLTRTKTDAVDTRLIAEFCAERHPPPWQARSEAEIALRALVLRLDALQALRTQESNRLEVARDAVRTNIQEHLNWLDQQIKSLIKTINEHIDSNPDLKGKRELLESIPGIGERTIAILLAFYAEPSRFANSRQAVAFAGLDPRRQESGTSVKTKPRLSKVGHAFLRKALYMPAMVILYKTAWGQPFKNRLALSGKPAKLIIGAMMRKLLQVAFGVLKSGKPFDPALHGT, encoded by the coding sequence ATGCCCACGTTTTATCTCGGAATTGATGTCGCCAAAGCCAAACTGGACTGCGCGTTACGCCTCCCCAACGGGAAGTTCCGAACCAAAGTCATCGCCAACTCCCAAGACGGGTTCGCCACCCTCGTCACTTGGCTCACCGGCCCAGAGGCACGGAATGTTCACGTGTGTATGGAAGCCACTGGGGTGTATTGGGAAGACGTCGCCCAGTGCTTGGCTACCCAAGGGTTCACTGTCAGCGTCATCAACCCCGCCCAAATCAAAGCCTATGCCGCTTCCCGCTTAACCCGGACCAAAACCGATGCCGTCGATACGCGCCTCATCGCCGAATTTTGCGCCGAACGCCATCCGCCTCCCTGGCAGGCGAGAAGCGAAGCCGAAATCGCCTTGCGCGCGCTCGTGTTGCGTCTGGATGCGTTGCAAGCCCTGCGGACCCAGGAAAGTAACCGCCTGGAGGTCGCCCGGGACGCGGTGCGCACCAACATTCAAGAACACCTGAATTGGCTCGATCAGCAGATCAAGAGCCTGATCAAAACCATCAATGAGCACATCGACTCTAACCCCGATCTGAAGGGAAAGCGCGAATTACTCGAGAGCATCCCCGGTATCGGGGAACGCACCATCGCCATTCTGCTCGCCTTCTATGCCGAGCCCAGCCGCTTCGCCAATAGCCGACAAGCCGTCGCCTTCGCCGGGCTCGACCCGCGCCGGCAGGAGTCCGGAACGAGCGTGAAAACCAAGCCGCGGCTGTCCAAAGTCGGCCATGCCTTCTTGCGCAAAGCCCTCTACATGCCGGCTATGGTGATCCTGTATAAGACCGCTTGGGGCCAGCCCTTCAAGAACCGGCTCGCGCTCTCGGGCAAGCCCGCCAAGCTCATCATCGGTGCCATGATGCGCAAGCTCCTCCAGGTCGCTTTCGGCGTCCTCAAGTCCGGAAAACCCTTCGATCCAGCACTCCATGGCACTTGA
- a CDS encoding L,D-transpeptidase, whose translation MDKTRSAIAFILSSLAALLLYPVSTDTPPRTAVTPLSRHDEIPHDRPIPYRIADRSGPEVDREIAELFASISHPPLITDPPPQLDPYELYKRSRASKAKTGSKHAEKSKTAGVTSAKLKGPVVIRIDQTRQRLSVRVGGRTVPGLESVRVSTGLPGRTTRTPDGIYSPRTVVLRRPSYYATRLLKRPVYLTHAIQIVDGIFMHDASDGAMRYLGRKRSHGCIRVDRKQMPRIFHLVKQHRADTRIHIFHSTDQDRTPSTVATASGSDRQKTR comes from the coding sequence ATGGACAAGACCAGGTCAGCCATCGCGTTCATTCTGTCGAGCCTTGCAGCCTTGCTGCTTTATCCCGTGTCGACGGACACGCCACCCCGGACGGCCGTAACGCCTTTGAGCCGTCACGACGAGATTCCACATGATCGGCCGATACCCTATCGCATCGCGGACCGCTCGGGACCGGAAGTCGACCGGGAGATCGCCGAGCTTTTCGCATCGATATCGCATCCGCCTTTGATCACCGATCCACCGCCGCAACTCGATCCATACGAACTGTACAAACGGAGCCGGGCATCGAAGGCAAAGACCGGATCGAAGCACGCGGAAAAGTCCAAAACCGCAGGCGTCACCAGCGCGAAACTGAAAGGCCCTGTCGTCATCCGAATCGATCAGACCCGTCAACGTCTGTCAGTCCGTGTCGGTGGCAGGACCGTACCCGGACTCGAATCCGTTCGCGTGTCGACGGGACTGCCGGGAAGAACCACAAGAACGCCGGACGGCATCTACTCGCCGCGCACCGTAGTGTTGCGCCGCCCTTCCTATTACGCCACCCGACTCCTGAAAAGGCCGGTATACCTGACCCACGCGATTCAGATCGTGGACGGCATCTTCATGCATGACGCCTCGGACGGAGCAATGCGATATCTCGGCCGCAAACGATCCCACGGGTGCATACGCGTCGACCGCAAGCAAATGCCCAGGATCTTTCACCTCGTGAAACAGCATCGGGCCGACACTCGGATTCACATTTTCCATTCGACGGACCAGGACCGGACGCCCAGCACGGTCGCCACTGCCTCGGGCTCGGACCGACAGAAAACACGCTGA
- the pyrF gene encoding orotidine-5'-phosphate decarboxylase, translating to MTDLLSKKPIPSQERLIMALDLPSVTEAKNLVETLGDSVRFYKIGLELFMAGDYFELIEWLKGRNKKIFADLKFFDVPETVSRAVRALSAHGVEFATIHGNDAIMEAAAKAKGDLKILAVTVLTSLDQGDLKDLGFECDVQRLVLSRARRALALGCDGVISSGLEVPALRREADEKLLVISPGIRPVENRPADDQKRVVTVEQAFLNGADYIVVGRPIRDAANPREAAKKVQEQIENVFRKTG from the coding sequence ATGACCGACCTCCTTTCCAAGAAACCCATTCCCTCCCAGGAACGCCTAATCATGGCTTTGGATCTGCCGAGCGTCACTGAAGCCAAGAATCTCGTGGAAACCTTGGGCGACTCGGTGCGTTTTTACAAAATCGGGTTGGAATTGTTCATGGCCGGCGATTACTTCGAATTGATCGAATGGCTCAAAGGCCGGAATAAGAAGATCTTCGCCGATCTAAAGTTTTTCGACGTGCCGGAAACGGTTTCGAGGGCGGTTCGGGCATTGAGCGCCCACGGCGTCGAATTCGCCACCATCCACGGCAACGACGCCATCATGGAAGCGGCCGCGAAAGCGAAAGGCGATCTCAAAATACTAGCCGTCACGGTACTGACCAGTCTCGATCAGGGCGATCTCAAGGATCTCGGCTTCGAATGCGACGTCCAGCGTTTGGTCTTGTCCCGCGCCCGGCGCGCCCTGGCCTTAGGCTGCGACGGCGTGATTTCGTCAGGCCTCGAAGTCCCTGCGTTGCGGCGGGAAGCCGACGAAAAGCTGCTGGTCATTTCGCCCGGCATCCGCCCGGTGGAAAACCGTCCCGCGGATGACCAGAAACGGGTGGTGACGGTCGAACAAGCCTTTTTGAACGGCGCCGATTACATCGTCGTCGGCCGCCCGATCCGGGATGCCGCCAATCCGCGCGAGGCGGCGAAAAAGGTACAGGAGCAAATCGAAAACGTGTTCAGGAAAACGGGTTAA